A single genomic interval of Oceanithermus profundus DSM 14977 harbors:
- a CDS encoding Crp/Fnr family transcriptional regulator, with amino-acid sequence MRPEEPVDLPEALADALEPLSLRAGREVFAEGEPAAALYLVASGWVRLYRLSPKGREVTTLVLDPGELFGEEALEEEGRYAHHAEALTPARVLRLPRPGLLAAWRSAEVRRWLLERIVRRLHAAQDRYRERRYHEVLPRLAALLVEQMRPGREGLEVPLSHEQMSHRLGTGRDTVTRALGALALRDLLEINYRRVVVLDPEAVRRLASGLGEDRE; translated from the coding sequence ATGCGCCCGGAAGAGCCCGTGGACCTCCCTGAAGCCCTGGCGGACGCGCTCGAGCCGCTGTCCTTGCGCGCGGGCCGCGAGGTCTTCGCCGAGGGGGAGCCCGCCGCGGCGCTCTACCTGGTGGCCTCGGGCTGGGTGCGGCTCTACCGCCTCAGCCCCAAGGGACGCGAGGTGACGACGCTGGTGCTCGACCCCGGCGAACTCTTCGGGGAAGAGGCGCTGGAGGAGGAGGGGCGCTACGCCCACCACGCCGAGGCGCTGACGCCTGCGCGGGTCCTGCGGCTGCCGCGGCCGGGCCTGCTGGCGGCCTGGCGGTCGGCCGAGGTGCGCCGCTGGTTGCTCGAGCGGATCGTCCGGCGCTTGCACGCGGCCCAGGACCGCTACCGCGAGCGGCGCTACCACGAGGTGCTGCCGCGCCTGGCGGCGCTGCTCGTCGAGCAGATGCGCCCCGGGCGCGAGGGGTTGGAGGTGCCGCTGAGCCACGAACAGATGAGCCACCGTCTGGGCACCGGACGTGATACGGTGACGCGGGCGCTGGGCGCGCTGGCCCTGCGCGACCTGCTGGAGATCAACTACCGCCGGGTGGTGGTGTTGGACCCCGAGGCCGTCCGCCGGCTGGCCTCGGGGCTGGGGGAGGATCGTGAGTAA
- a CDS encoding NYN domain-containing protein — translation MERVAIFIDGSNLYKGLVSTLGSEYRLDFVKFIETLVAGRKLLRAYYYNAPLPTEDAASRAHQSFLNYLKRVPYVSVRLGRLERRGDTFVEKGVDIQIAVDMLRLAYARAYDVGVLVSGDGDFAEVVRVIQDMGMQVENATFHALSSYRLAQQADRFYPLDEFPWDTLKSSHD, via the coding sequence ATGGAACGCGTAGCCATATTTATCGATGGCAGCAACCTTTATAAAGGTTTGGTTTCCACGCTGGGTTCGGAGTACCGGCTCGACTTCGTGAAGTTCATCGAGACCCTGGTCGCCGGCCGCAAGCTGCTCAGGGCCTACTACTACAACGCACCCCTGCCCACCGAGGACGCCGCCAGCCGGGCGCACCAGAGCTTCCTCAACTACCTCAAACGCGTGCCCTACGTTTCGGTCCGCCTGGGGCGGCTCGAGCGTCGCGGCGACACCTTCGTGGAGAAGGGCGTGGACATCCAGATCGCCGTCGACATGCTGCGGCTCGCCTACGCCCGCGCCTACGACGTGGGGGTGCTGGTCAGCGGCGACGGCGACTTCGCCGAGGTGGTGCGGGTGATCCAGGACATGGGGATGCAGGTCGAGAACGCCACCTTCCACGCGCTTTCCTCCTACCGGCTCGCCCAGCAGGCCGACCGTTTCTACCCCCTCGACGAGTTCCCCTGGGACACCCTCAAGTCGAGCCACGACTGA
- a CDS encoding SpoIID/LytB domain-containing protein, giving the protein MKRGLLAILFALVLGAAAQSPPVRVLLEETGLAVVELEGAHSLWNWAGRIADDGGPRVYRLLASDRGIELVCDDPPCPASGYMGNLLSFVPREGAFAVSGRRYRGFLRVVWQDGRLLLINRIGLEDYLQGVLPGEVPASFPFEVLRAQAILARTYTLSRLGSNPYYDLCDTARCQVYLGLDAETPRHTEAVRATAGRILAYRGEPISAVYHADSGGTTAAAEEVWGGSIPYLQARDDPWSLAKRWRVQVSGRQVQRVLQDLGYSPGAVQSLKVLDKGPSGRITRLEVVGTNARIVLGTPKSARFLRALGLPSTLATLSGWTFSGRGSGHGVGMSQWGARGFAKRGWNYREILAYYYPHTVLTSYRLSASR; this is encoded by the coding sequence ATGAAACGCGGCCTCCTCGCTATCCTTTTCGCGCTCGTCCTGGGCGCCGCGGCCCAGTCGCCGCCGGTGCGGGTGCTGCTCGAGGAGACCGGGCTGGCCGTGGTTGAACTCGAGGGCGCCCACAGCCTCTGGAACTGGGCCGGACGCATCGCCGACGACGGGGGGCCGCGCGTCTACCGCCTGCTCGCCAGCGATCGCGGTATCGAGCTCGTCTGCGACGACCCTCCCTGCCCCGCCAGCGGCTACATGGGCAACCTCCTTTCCTTCGTGCCGCGCGAGGGGGCCTTCGCCGTCTCGGGCCGCCGTTACCGCGGCTTCCTGCGCGTCGTCTGGCAGGACGGGCGGCTGCTCCTGATCAACCGCATCGGACTCGAGGACTACCTCCAGGGCGTCCTTCCCGGCGAGGTGCCCGCTTCCTTTCCCTTCGAGGTGCTGCGGGCCCAGGCCATCCTGGCGCGCACCTACACGCTCAGCCGCCTGGGGTCCAACCCCTACTACGACCTCTGCGACACCGCCCGCTGCCAGGTCTACCTCGGCCTCGACGCCGAGACCCCCCGCCACACCGAGGCGGTGCGCGCCACCGCGGGGCGCATCCTCGCCTACCGCGGCGAGCCCATCTCCGCCGTCTACCACGCCGATTCGGGCGGAACCACGGCCGCCGCCGAGGAGGTCTGGGGCGGCTCCATCCCCTACTTGCAGGCCCGCGACGACCCCTGGTCCCTGGCCAAGCGCTGGCGCGTGCAGGTCAGCGGGCGCCAGGTGCAGCGGGTGCTGCAGGACCTGGGCTACAGCCCCGGCGCGGTGCAGTCGCTGAAGGTGCTGGACAAGGGGCCGAGCGGCCGCATCACCCGCCTGGAAGTCGTGGGGACGAACGCGCGCATCGTTCTGGGGACGCCCAAGTCGGCCCGCTTCCTGCGGGCGCTGGGCCTTCCCTCAACCCTGGCCACCCTCTCCGGCTGGACGTTCAGCGGCCGCGGCTCCGGCCACGGCGTGGGGATGAGCCAGTGGGGCGCCCGGGGCTTCGCCAAGCGCGGCTGGAACTACCGCGAGATCCTCGCCTACTACTACCCCCACACCGTGCTGACCTCCTACCGCCTGAGCGCCAGCCGCTAA
- the bshC gene encoding bacillithiol biosynthesis cysteine-adding enzyme BshC gives MSKVRSAFLQGRLRSFLPFGPEDLPARIAAERAAPRAELAAAVEAYLQRLGAPESSLAAARRLAHPESRVVITGQQAGLLTGPAFTLYKAHSALKLAYAYDDAERPVVGLFWVASQDHDTAEVSRVHFLDADERIRELALELPPAVPVARVPFAPYRDRVREFLEAFGGDAGVRKRIERALEGEWTYAEAFARLLLAFLGPHGVVPLDPMAPELAPLFAPAMERELEDPLASSMAINAAGEALKSLGIPPSLGRPAGATNVFLEGEDGRRRLLYYDDGVFSDGVRSYRLADLKAILHSDPARITPAAGLRPVVQDAVVPTAGLVVGPGEMAYVAQLAGVYRLHGLEPPAVIDRMHGLVLEPPVRRILEKYTLNPWAFLEAPEEAMLEALARTSTAAAELERGLRRVEDEFSRMLAALPALDPTLIGAFERSQRRLEGEIERLRGKLLAAELQQKRIVRDQFRRLLTHLRPLGRPQERVYGFLGFLLKHGPDVLERLCKAPARGHVTLEA, from the coding sequence GTGAGTAAGGTACGTTCGGCCTTCTTGCAAGGACGCTTGCGCAGTTTCCTGCCGTTCGGGCCCGAGGACCTGCCCGCGCGCATCGCCGCGGAGCGCGCGGCCCCGCGGGCCGAGCTGGCCGCGGCCGTCGAGGCCTACCTGCAGCGTCTGGGGGCGCCCGAGTCGAGCCTCGCGGCCGCCCGCCGGCTCGCGCATCCCGAAAGCCGCGTCGTGATCACCGGCCAGCAGGCGGGGTTGCTGACGGGCCCGGCCTTCACCCTCTACAAGGCCCACTCCGCGCTGAAGCTCGCCTACGCCTACGACGACGCCGAGCGTCCCGTGGTCGGGCTCTTCTGGGTGGCGAGCCAGGACCACGACACCGCCGAGGTGAGTCGGGTGCACTTCCTCGACGCCGACGAGCGGATCCGTGAGCTCGCCCTCGAACTTCCCCCGGCGGTCCCGGTGGCCCGCGTCCCCTTCGCGCCCTACCGCGACCGCGTGCGTGAATTCCTCGAGGCCTTCGGCGGCGACGCCGGCGTGCGCAAGCGGATCGAACGCGCCCTCGAGGGCGAATGGACCTACGCCGAGGCCTTCGCCCGGTTGCTGCTCGCCTTCCTGGGGCCGCACGGGGTCGTGCCCCTCGACCCCATGGCCCCCGAACTGGCGCCCCTCTTCGCCCCCGCGATGGAGCGCGAGCTCGAAGACCCGCTGGCCTCGTCGATGGCGATCAACGCCGCCGGGGAGGCGCTCAAGTCGCTGGGCATCCCCCCTTCGCTGGGGCGGCCGGCGGGCGCGACCAACGTCTTCCTGGAAGGCGAGGACGGCCGGCGCCGGCTCCTCTACTACGACGACGGGGTGTTCTCCGACGGCGTGCGCAGCTACCGCCTCGCGGACCTGAAGGCGATCCTGCATAGCGACCCCGCCCGGATCACCCCCGCGGCGGGCCTCCGGCCGGTGGTGCAGGACGCGGTCGTTCCCACCGCGGGCCTGGTCGTGGGCCCGGGGGAGATGGCCTACGTGGCCCAGCTCGCCGGGGTCTACCGGCTGCACGGCCTCGAGCCCCCGGCGGTCATCGACCGCATGCACGGGCTGGTGCTCGAGCCCCCGGTGCGCCGGATCCTGGAGAAGTACACCCTCAACCCCTGGGCCTTCCTCGAGGCCCCCGAGGAGGCGATGCTGGAGGCGCTGGCGCGCACGAGCACCGCCGCGGCCGAGCTGGAACGGGGGCTGCGGCGCGTGGAGGACGAGTTCAGCCGCATGCTCGCCGCGCTGCCCGCGCTCGACCCCACGCTGATCGGCGCCTTCGAGCGCAGCCAGCGGCGGCTCGAGGGCGAGATCGAGCGCCTGCGCGGCAAGCTGCTCGCGGCCGAGTTGCAGCAGAAACGGATCGTGCGCGACCAGTTCCGGCGCCTGCTCACCCACCTGCGCCCCCTCGGACGGCCGCAGGAGCGGGTCTACGGCTTCCTGGGCTTCCTGCTCAAACACGGCCCCGACGTGCTCGAGCGCCTCTGCAAGGCCCCGGCGCGCGGCCACGTGACCCTCGAGGCCTGA
- a CDS encoding LysE family transporter gives MEALLLGAALGLSAGLSPGPLLALVLREAVRKGARAGMLAATAPLLSDSWVVALAWWAGGALPAAALGALQLLGGLYLLRLGYAGLRPAPAAPAEPAPAAESLRAAVVMNLTNPHMYLFWFLVGAPLLHRLGAGAWGFLLGFYLTIVGSKAVLAWLAARMHRSTVQHALVRLGDLALLGLGLYLIATAWISRGST, from the coding sequence GTGGAAGCCCTCCTCCTAGGGGCCGCCCTGGGCCTGAGCGCGGGCCTCAGCCCCGGCCCCCTGCTCGCCCTGGTGCTGCGCGAAGCGGTGCGGAAGGGCGCCCGCGCAGGCATGCTGGCGGCCACGGCGCCGCTCCTCAGCGACAGCTGGGTGGTGGCGCTCGCCTGGTGGGCGGGCGGCGCGCTCCCCGCCGCGGCGCTCGGCGCCTTGCAGCTGCTCGGCGGACTCTACCTGCTGCGCCTCGGCTACGCGGGCCTGCGGCCCGCGCCCGCCGCCCCGGCCGAACCCGCTCCCGCCGCCGAAAGCCTGCGCGCCGCCGTCGTCATGAACCTGACGAACCCGCACATGTACCTCTTCTGGTTCCTGGTGGGGGCGCCGCTGCTGCACCGGCTGGGCGCGGGCGCCTGGGGGTTCCTGCTGGGTTTCTACCTGACGATCGTCGGCAGCAAGGCCGTGCTGGCCTGGCTGGCGGCGCGCATGCACCGCAGCACGGTGCAGCACGCGCTGGTGCGGCTGGGCGACCTCGCCCTGCTGGGGCTGGGCCTCTACCTGATCGCGACGGCCTGGATCAGTCGTGGCTCGACTTGA
- a CDS encoding DEAD/DEAH box helicase, whose translation MFRELGLSEQALAALEEKGIATPTPIQNEALPAALAGGDVLGLARTGTGKTLAFALPIAERLEPSRTPGRPPRALVLAPTRELALQVAGELEWVAPHLRIVTVYGGTGYGSQAAALKRGADVVVATPGRAIDYLNRGVLDLAQVRIAVLDEADEMLSMGFEEAVETLLGATPAERQTLMFSATLPGWAKRLVGRHLKEPTVVNVVQDEEVSYREIAIEASPSARMSALSDLLHAHGPERAIVFTRTKKEADEVARALTARGHAAEAVHGDLNQTQRERSVGRFRSGQVGVLVATDVAARGLDIPEVDLVVHLRLPERAESYQHRSGRTGRAGRSGTVIIFHSSRERRELGQLERAVGRKFEHGRAPAPEEVQQAKIAGLLRRAAAQSEEDRAVWREVAQAWIEREDVESLAGLLAMLLGGAPKPRSLLTGDEGWRTLELEAPQLSAGKVVAVLKRAGFSDIGRIQLAGGVAYADVRAGELDRLDAVQGLRARPAAKVKAAPAPARRNERPRGKRRRVSA comes from the coding sequence ATGTTTAGAGAACTCGGACTCAGCGAGCAGGCCTTGGCCGCGCTCGAAGAAAAAGGCATCGCCACCCCCACCCCCATCCAGAACGAGGCCCTACCCGCCGCACTCGCGGGGGGCGACGTGCTCGGCCTGGCGCGCACCGGCACCGGCAAGACGCTGGCCTTCGCGCTGCCCATAGCCGAGCGGCTCGAGCCCTCGCGCACGCCCGGCCGCCCTCCCCGGGCGCTGGTCCTCGCGCCCACGCGCGAGCTCGCGCTGCAGGTCGCGGGCGAGCTGGAGTGGGTGGCGCCGCACCTGCGGATCGTCACCGTCTACGGCGGTACCGGCTACGGCAGCCAGGCGGCGGCGCTGAAGCGCGGCGCCGACGTCGTGGTGGCCACGCCCGGCCGCGCCATCGACTACCTCAACCGTGGGGTGCTCGACCTCGCGCAGGTGCGCATCGCCGTCCTCGACGAGGCCGACGAGATGCTCTCGATGGGCTTCGAAGAGGCCGTGGAGACCCTGCTCGGGGCTACGCCCGCAGAGCGCCAGACCCTGATGTTCTCGGCCACCCTTCCCGGCTGGGCCAAGCGGCTGGTGGGCCGTCACCTGAAGGAGCCGACCGTCGTCAACGTCGTTCAGGACGAGGAGGTCAGCTACCGCGAGATCGCCATCGAGGCCTCGCCCTCCGCGCGCATGAGCGCGCTCTCGGACCTGCTGCATGCGCACGGACCCGAGCGCGCCATCGTCTTCACCCGCACCAAGAAGGAGGCCGACGAGGTGGCCCGGGCGCTCACCGCCCGCGGGCACGCCGCCGAAGCGGTGCACGGCGACCTCAACCAGACCCAGCGCGAGCGCTCCGTCGGCCGTTTCCGCAGCGGCCAGGTGGGCGTGCTCGTCGCCACCGACGTGGCCGCGCGCGGCCTCGACATCCCCGAGGTGGACCTGGTCGTCCACCTCCGCCTCCCCGAGCGGGCCGAGTCCTACCAGCACCGCTCCGGCCGTACCGGCCGTGCCGGCCGCAGCGGCACCGTGATCATCTTTCACTCGAGCCGCGAGCGCCGCGAGCTGGGGCAGCTCGAGCGCGCCGTCGGGCGCAAGTTCGAGCACGGCCGCGCCCCCGCCCCCGAGGAGGTGCAGCAGGCCAAGATCGCCGGGTTGCTGCGCCGCGCCGCCGCGCAGTCCGAGGAAGACCGCGCCGTTTGGCGCGAGGTCGCCCAGGCCTGGATCGAGCGCGAGGACGTCGAGTCGCTCGCGGGTCTGCTGGCCATGCTCCTGGGGGGCGCGCCGAAGCCGCGCAGCCTGCTGACCGGCGACGAGGGTTGGCGCACCTTGGAGCTGGAGGCCCCGCAGCTTTCGGCCGGCAAGGTCGTGGCCGTGCTCAAGCGCGCCGGCTTTTCCGACATCGGACGCATCCAGCTCGCCGGCGGCGTCGCCTACGCCGACGTTCGCGCCGGCGAGCTGGACCGGCTGGACGCGGTTCAGGGCCTGCGGGCGCGCCCGGCCGCCAAGGTCAAGGCCGCCCCGGCCCCGGCGCGGCGCAACGAGCGGCCGCGCGGTAAGCGCCGCCGCGTGAGCGCCTGA